One part of the Solanum dulcamara chromosome 3, daSolDulc1.2, whole genome shotgun sequence genome encodes these proteins:
- the LOC129883552 gene encoding uncharacterized protein LOC129883552, which produces MLGYAKFMKDLVTKKRMVSFEPIDNLHHYSVTATRELVQKKEDLSTFTIPCTIWAFNFTKVLCDKGASINLMPLAVFRQLGLEAPKSMSMRHLMEDRTVKQPMGIIYDVLVKVHSFTFPSYFVILYYKVDFDVPIILGRPFLS; this is translated from the coding sequence ATGCTTGGATATGCAAAGTTTATGAAGGATCTAGTCACAAAAAAGAGAATGGTGAGCTTTGAACCAATCGACAACTTGCATCATTATAGTGTAACAGCTACTCGCGAACTTGTACAGAAAAAAGAGGACCTTAGCACATTCACAATACCATGTACCATATGGGCATTCAACTTTACAAAGGTGCTGTGCGACAAGGGTGCAAGCATTAATTTGATGCCACTAGCAGTGTTTCGACAATTGGGCTTAGAAGCCCCCAAATCGATGTCAATGCGACACTTGATGGAAGATCGTACTGTGAAGCAGCCCATGGGAATTATTTATGATGTTCTAGTAAAGGTCCACTCATTCACATTCCCTTCTTACTTTGTCATTCTTTACTACAAGGTAGACTTTGATGTACCTATAATTTTAGGGAGACCATtcttatcatga